In Methanothermobacter sp., the following are encoded in one genomic region:
- the rpsJ gene encoding 30S ribosomal protein S10, whose product MHKARIKLTGTDPEKLAYVCDQLKKIAERTGVDMSGPIPLPTKKLVVPTRKSPDGEGTATWEKWEMRIHKRLVGIEADERAMRQVMKVNVPDNVSIEIELKS is encoded by the coding sequence ATGCACAAAGCAAGGATTAAACTCACAGGGACAGACCCTGAAAAACTGGCATACGTCTGTGACCAGCTGAAGAAGATCGCTGAGAGGACAGGCGTGGACATGTCAGGCCCAATACCCCTCCCAACCAAGAAACTTGTTGTCCCAACAAGGAAATCACCTGATGGTGAGGGAACCGCAACCTGGGAGAAATGGGAGATGAGGATCCACAAGAGACTTGTGGGTATAGAGGCCGATGAAAGGGCAATGCGTCAGGTCATGAAGGTCAATGTACCTGACAACGTCAGCATAGAAATAGAACTCAAGAGTTAA
- the mtrA gene encoding tetrahydromethanopterin S-methyltransferase subunit A: protein MVDKKPVPEDWPHIVGDYVVGDAESPVAVVTLGSHMEDEPVRAGAAISGPLHTENLGIEKVVGNVIANPNLRFLLVCGAEVMGHITGQTMKALHSNGVDGETGRIIGATGAIPYIENMPDEAIERFRRQVELVDMVDVEDPNAIRERIGECVVHDSGAIDEKPLILRPSEDLNKKKPDENT, encoded by the coding sequence ATGGTTGACAAGAAACCGGTACCCGAGGACTGGCCCCACATAGTTGGGGACTATGTGGTTGGTGATGCCGAAAGTCCGGTTGCGGTTGTCACCCTCGGGTCCCACATGGAAGATGAGCCTGTAAGGGCAGGCGCAGCGATTTCAGGTCCACTGCACACAGAGAACCTTGGAATAGAGAAGGTCGTTGGTAATGTAATTGCAAACCCCAACCTCAGATTCCTCCTTGTATGCGGTGCAGAGGTCATGGGTCACATCACGGGCCAGACCATGAAGGCCCTCCACAGCAACGGGGTTGATGGAGAAACCGGAAGGATAATCGGGGCCACCGGCGCCATCCCCTACATAGAGAACATGCCTGATGAGGCCATAGAGAGGTTCCGAAGGCAGGTGGAACTTGTTGACATGGTAGATGTTGAGGATCCCAATGCAATAAGAGAAAGAATAGGGGAGTGTGTGGTGCATGACTCAGGGGCAATTGATGAGAAGCCCCTCATTTTAAGGCCTTCTGAGGATCTGAATAAAAAGAAACCCGATGAAAACACCTGA
- a CDS encoding TetR/AcrR family transcriptional regulator: MAPTSRRERERQKRQMQIIRAAEKAFFERGYDNVTMDEIAERAEVNKALLYYYFKNKEALFFAVNLYGVRILHRMYSECSGLETDGYGKVKAMVDALYRFSKEHPDYFRIYCYSGTERFEMSETEDAREIVNLRTGMWRLMVEAIIEGMNDGSIRSDLDPVELSIYIHTLAINSLNLDLTSRMVLEAREIGRDRFWRDLEIFLESALKNQEPESRDP, encoded by the coding sequence ATGGCCCCGACTTCCAGGAGAGAACGTGAAAGGCAGAAAAGACAGATGCAGATAATAAGGGCTGCTGAGAAGGCATTCTTTGAGAGGGGCTACGACAATGTGACCATGGATGAAATAGCAGAAAGGGCAGAGGTCAACAAGGCACTCCTCTACTACTACTTCAAAAATAAGGAGGCCCTTTTCTTCGCCGTTAACCTCTACGGTGTAAGAATACTCCACAGAATGTACTCAGAATGCTCAGGACTTGAAACAGACGGTTACGGCAAGGTGAAGGCCATGGTGGACGCCCTTTACAGATTCTCAAAGGAACATCCGGACTACTTCAGGATATACTGCTACAGTGGCACAGAGAGATTTGAGATGAGCGAAACTGAGGATGCAAGGGAGATAGTGAACCTCCGCACAGGGATGTGGCGGCTCATGGTTGAGGCAATCATAGAGGGTATGAATGATGGCAGCATCCGAAGTGACCTTGACCCTGTTGAGCTATCCATATACATTCATACACTGGCCATAAATTCCCTCAACCTCGACCTCACATCAAGGATGGTTCTTGAGGCCAGAGAAATCGGGAGGGACAGATTCTGGAGGGACCTTGAGATATTCCTTGAATCGGCCCTGAAAAATCAGGAGCCAGAAAGCAGAGACCCATGA
- a CDS encoding TIGR00288 family NYN domain-containing protein: MNMDDEANFVIIDNSQEDKKNLGLLVDGPNMLRKEFCSDLDFVKNLLVDRGNLRVGKVLLNQYASDKLIEAVVNQGFSPMIVAGDVDVQLAVEAFELIHNPHIDVVALMTRNADFLPLINIAKENGKETLVIGAEPGFSIALQNSADDSIKLISEGV; this comes from the coding sequence ATGAATATGGATGATGAAGCTAACTTTGTGATAATAGATAACAGTCAGGAAGATAAAAAGAATCTTGGACTCCTCGTGGATGGTCCAAACATGCTCAGAAAGGAATTCTGCTCAGACCTTGACTTTGTTAAGAACCTTCTGGTTGACAGGGGAAACCTCAGGGTGGGTAAGGTCCTCCTCAACCAGTATGCCTCAGATAAACTTATCGAGGCAGTTGTAAACCAGGGCTTTTCTCCCATGATAGTCGCAGGGGACGTGGATGTCCAGCTTGCAGTGGAGGCCTTTGAACTCATACATAACCCCCACATTGATGTGGTTGCACTGATGACCCGTAATGCAGATTTCCTCCCCCTGATAAACATAGCAAAGGAGAACGGGAAGGAAACCCTTGTTATAGGTGCAGAGCCCGGGTTCAGCATAGCACTCCAGAACTCGGCAGATGACTCCATAAAACTCATAAGCGAAGGTGTCTGA
- a CDS encoding universal stress protein, whose translation MVYQRILIPTDGSDDARKATEHAFRIAEMSGADILGISVVDTSYRKVWDEDISRRIERILRKQSEKAISILKDEFSSMQKNGRMKECKLETQILEGNPAEVILETMEDEDVDLVVMGSSGKHGLDRIISGSITRKVLKSAETPILVVG comes from the coding sequence ATGGTGTACCAGAGAATACTGATACCCACTGATGGCTCAGATGACGCCAGAAAGGCAACAGAACATGCATTCAGAATTGCTGAAATGAGTGGTGCAGATATCCTCGGGATAAGTGTAGTTGACACATCCTACAGGAAGGTCTGGGATGAGGATATCAGCAGACGCATTGAAAGGATACTCAGAAAACAGTCAGAGAAGGCAATATCCATCCTCAAGGACGAATTTTCATCAATGCAGAAAAATGGTAGAATGAAGGAGTGCAAACTCGAAACCCAGATACTTGAGGGCAACCCTGCAGAGGTTATCCTTGAGACAATGGAGGACGAGGATGTGGACCTGGTAGTCATGGGCAGTTCAGGTAAACACGGGCTTGACCGCATAATATCTGGAAGCATAACACGAAAGGTTCTGAAATCTGCAGAAACCCCCATACTGGTCGTTGGTTAA
- a CDS encoding GyrI-like domain-containing protein — MIGKRTLSDEKLALITFSGPLSKTPELIEEVRNFISSEGLEIAGDPLVIFYTSPLKEDGRYDAGIPVKGESEGAGDIKVVTIPEHAVIFKEYTENRNEAYEELIAYAEKNGIDIIGAPREIYREKVREIQFPVIL, encoded by the coding sequence ATGATAGGAAAAAGGACATTAAGTGATGAGAAGCTGGCGCTTATAACCTTCAGCGGACCCCTAAGCAAAACCCCTGAACTTATTGAAGAGGTGAGGAATTTCATCTCATCAGAGGGACTTGAAATAGCCGGTGACCCCCTGGTGATATTCTACACAAGCCCCCTCAAGGAAGATGGCCGATATGATGCAGGAATACCCGTAAAGGGCGAATCAGAGGGTGCAGGTGACATTAAAGTTGTTACGATCCCCGAACACGCCGTTATATTTAAAGAATACACTGAAAATCGAAATGAAGCCTATGAGGAGCTCATAGCTTACGCAGAGAAGAACGGAATTGACATAATAGGGGCCCCACGGGAGATATACCGTGAAAAGGTAAGGGAAATACAGTTCCCTGTTATACTATAA
- the pscS gene encoding O-phospho-L-seryl-tRNA:Cys-tRNA synthase — protein sequence MECADYGITRELERDNLNLNPLQRGGVLPAAARKALYEFGDGYSVCDYCAGRLDQVTRPAVNSFLEDLADFIDADAVRTVHGAREGKFAVMHALCEAGDTIVADGNAHYTTHLAAERNDLEIVEVPSTGYPDYEIKPEAYREVLEETADRDDVKLAVLTHVDGNYGNLTEAEEVARICKKMGVPLLLNCAYSMGRLPVKLREIGADFVVGSGHKSMAASGPIGVLGMRSEWEDTLLRRSGRHEKKEIEMLGCTSRGAPLATLMASLPHVVERVSRWDDEIRKTRRLVSELEEMGGIRQIGKRPKEHDLVRFETPVFHDIASSHPRKGFFLYEELKKRKIVGIKRGQTKWFKCSVYGMTDEQVQYVIDSFREILEKNRN from the coding sequence ATGGAATGCGCTGATTATGGTATTACAAGGGAACTTGAGAGGGACAACCTCAACCTCAACCCCCTCCAGAGGGGCGGTGTTTTACCTGCAGCCGCCAGGAAGGCCCTCTATGAATTTGGGGATGGCTACAGTGTCTGTGATTACTGCGCTGGAAGACTGGACCAGGTTACAAGGCCGGCTGTTAACAGTTTCCTGGAGGACCTTGCAGATTTCATAGACGCAGATGCTGTAAGGACAGTTCATGGGGCAAGGGAGGGTAAATTTGCGGTGATGCATGCCCTCTGCGAGGCTGGCGATACCATCGTTGCAGATGGAAACGCACACTACACAACACACCTCGCTGCAGAGAGGAACGACCTTGAGATTGTTGAGGTCCCATCAACTGGATACCCTGACTATGAGATAAAACCTGAGGCCTACAGGGAGGTCCTTGAGGAGACCGCTGACAGGGATGATGTTAAACTTGCGGTTCTAACACATGTGGATGGTAATTACGGTAACCTCACCGAAGCAGAGGAGGTGGCCAGGATATGCAAAAAGATGGGTGTTCCCCTCCTCTTGAACTGCGCCTATTCCATGGGTCGTCTTCCTGTTAAACTCAGAGAAATAGGAGCGGACTTTGTTGTTGGAAGCGGGCACAAGAGCATGGCTGCCTCTGGACCGATAGGTGTTCTGGGGATGAGGTCTGAATGGGAGGACACCCTCCTCAGAAGGTCAGGGAGGCATGAGAAGAAGGAGATTGAGATGCTGGGCTGTACATCACGTGGAGCACCGCTTGCCACCCTCATGGCTTCCCTTCCGCACGTTGTGGAGAGGGTTTCCCGGTGGGACGATGAGATTAGAAAAACCCGGAGACTTGTCTCTGAACTTGAGGAGATGGGAGGTATAAGGCAGATTGGTAAGAGGCCCAAGGAACATGACCTTGTGAGGTTTGAAACCCCTGTATTCCACGATATCGCATCTTCACATCCCAGAAAGGGTTTCTTCCTCTACGAGGAACTTAAAAAGAGGAAAATAGTCGGTATAAAGAGGGGTCAGACCAAGTGGTTCAAGTGCAGTGTCTATGGAATGACTGATGAGCAGGTTCAGTATGTCATTGACTCCTTCAGGGAGATCCTCGAAAAAAACAGGAATTGA
- a CDS encoding NTPase, protein MKILITGRPGSGKSTLIERIKDRLELSGFSTGSIFTPEVREGSSRVGFEVVDIKSGRRGLLASVDSRGPRVGRYGVNVDVIDEIAVPAIMRALKEDDCVLIDEIAPMELKSERFRGAVEEALDSEVPVVAAVHRKLVQSIRKRGDIRVFVVDPESRDHVYRRIIDLLGD, encoded by the coding sequence TTGAAGATCTTAATCACAGGAAGGCCTGGAAGCGGAAAGAGCACCCTTATTGAGAGAATAAAGGATCGCCTGGAACTTTCAGGTTTTTCTACTGGGAGTATATTCACCCCTGAGGTAAGGGAAGGCTCATCAAGGGTTGGCTTTGAGGTCGTGGATATAAAATCAGGTAGGAGGGGTCTTCTTGCCTCAGTGGATAGCAGGGGGCCGCGGGTTGGAAGGTACGGTGTAAACGTTGATGTGATTGATGAAATCGCTGTTCCGGCGATAATGAGGGCTTTGAAGGAGGATGACTGCGTTCTGATAGATGAGATAGCGCCAATGGAACTTAAGAGTGAGAGATTCAGGGGGGCTGTGGAGGAGGCGCTGGATTCAGAAGTTCCTGTGGTTGCAGCGGTCCACAGAAAACTTGTTCAAAGTATAAGAAAGAGGGGTGACATAAGAGTATTTGTTGTGGATCCTGAGAGTCGTGATCATGTTTATAGGAGGATCATTGATTTACTGGGTGATTGA
- a CDS encoding radical SAM protein translates to MSLKDALGHYLDVRDGRKDAGFLEAKATPASFSRESDTSELWREHERIEKGFECSGECRRSFLDLKIEIADRMLRKCSLCHWRCGVDRNLKPGRCRVTSPRVASEFLHYGEEAPLVPSHTIFFSGCTMNCVFCQNWDISQNPSVGVSIPEDRLAALIEERRRMGSANVNFVGGDPTPALPYILRVLRRISISVPVVWNSNMYLSQESMRLLKGIVDLYLTDFKFGNSDCALKLAGVRNYFEVVSENHLRVRGEDMIIRHLVIPGHLECCTKPIISWVADNLGKDTIMNIMGQYRPLYRASRYPELNRYPSREELEEARRWALKEGIENLI, encoded by the coding sequence TTCAGCAGGGAGTCAGATACCAGTGAACTCTGGCGGGAACATGAAAGAATAGAGAAGGGCTTTGAGTGTTCAGGGGAGTGCAGAAGATCATTCCTTGATCTGAAAATTGAAATTGCAGATAGGATGCTCAGGAAATGTTCACTATGCCACTGGAGATGCGGTGTTGATCGTAACCTGAAACCTGGAAGATGCCGTGTTACATCACCCAGGGTTGCATCGGAGTTCCTCCACTACGGCGAAGAGGCACCGCTGGTGCCCAGTCACACCATCTTCTTCTCAGGCTGCACAATGAACTGTGTCTTCTGCCAGAACTGGGACATATCACAGAACCCGTCTGTGGGTGTCAGCATCCCTGAGGACCGACTCGCGGCCCTCATAGAGGAGAGGAGGCGGATGGGTTCAGCCAACGTCAACTTCGTTGGGGGAGACCCGACCCCCGCACTACCCTACATTCTACGTGTCCTCCGGCGAATATCCATCAGTGTACCTGTGGTATGGAACAGCAACATGTACCTCTCACAGGAATCCATGAGGCTCCTGAAAGGCATCGTGGACCTCTACCTCACCGACTTCAAATTTGGCAACAGTGACTGTGCATTGAAACTTGCCGGCGTAAGGAACTACTTTGAGGTCGTATCAGAGAATCACCTCAGAGTAAGGGGGGAGGATATGATAATAAGGCACCTGGTGATTCCAGGCCACCTTGAGTGCTGCACAAAACCCATCATATCATGGGTCGCAGATAACCTTGGAAAGGACACCATAATGAACATCATGGGCCAGTACAGGCCACTATACAGGGCATCACGGTACCCTGAACTGAACCGCTACCCCTCCAGGGAGGAACTTGAAGAGGCAAGGCGATGGGCCCTAAAGGAGGGTATTGAAAACCTTATCTGA